DNA sequence from the Geobacter sp. AOG2 genome:
GAACCTTGAATCCGTGGTGGAAGAGCTGATGAAGGACCAGCACAAGCAGATGATGCGGCGCCTCAAGTCGGGAGAGTTCGATCAGCGCGCTTTTCAAGCGCCGTCCGTGCCGACGGAGTCCGGCGGGGTGAAGCCTTCGATTCCCGCGGCGGAGCGCGGCGCCGGAATTTCTCCAACGCCGCCTGCTTCCCAACCCCGGTCATCCGCCACCGCTGATACCTCGCTCCTGTTTGCGCCACCGGCGCAGCAGCGGCAGGACACCACCGCCGGGCAGCAGCCGGCCGGTCGCGACAACCCGGCAAAAGAGGCGGTCAACCTTGATGATGTCATCCTGTCTTTTTTCGGTGCAAATGAAAAATAGTCCTGGTTCCTGGGGCTTACCTCGAATATGAGTTCAAGTACGGTCCTCCGGCATCGGCAGGAACGACTGCAACTAGGGCGCGCTAAGAGCGCACAGGGATATCATTAGTGTTCAAGAGCCTGACAACCCGCATTATCGCCACAACGATCGTCCTGCTCGTGGGTGGCATCTTTATCTATACCTTCTTCAACGTCCGGCAGCAGCAGTCCCAGTTGATCGAGACGGCCCGCGAGAGCACCGAACTGCTGCTCCATACCGTTGAAAACAGTATTTACAACACCATGCACCTGGGAAATGTTCAGGACGTGAGTTCCATCCTGGCCATGGTCGGGCAACACAACCAACTGGTCGGCGTGCGCATCTTCCATCCCCATGGCGTGATCCTGCGCTCATCCAACCCGGCCGAGGTCGGCAAGGTGGTCGGCACGGATGACTACCGGCTGTACCTTAATCCCAAGCATTACGGCATCTTCGACCTTCCCCCCTACGGGGAGGTGCTGTCGATGGTCAAGCCGATTTACAATGAAGCGGCCTGCCATGCCTGCCACGGCAGCAAGGCCAAGGTCATCGGCATCCTCAATGTCGACTATTCGCTCTACCGGACCAAGATGCAGATGCTGGAGGCGTCGCGCATCTTTATCGCCTCATCGGTCGCCATCACCTTTTTCCTGTCGGTCACTATCTCTCTGATACTTTTCAAATTCGTCAAAAAGCCTCTGGACAGCATGACCGCCAACATGTCGCGTGTTGAAAACGGCGACCTGAGTGTGCGCATCGATTATCGCGGCACCGATGAGATCGGCAAGCTGGTCGATAGTTTCAATTCCATGGTGGACCGGCTCGACGTCGCCAAAAAAGAGTTGGAGCAGTATCATTTTCAGCAATTGGAGCGTGCGGACCGCTTGGCTTCCATAGGTGAAATGGCGGCGGGCATCGCTCACGAGATCAAGAATCCGTTGGCGGGCATCTCCGCCGCAGTGAGCATCATCAAGGACGACCTCGATGCCGACGACCCGCGCAGCGGCATTCTCAAGGAGGTGCTGCAACAGGTGCAGCGTCTGGACAAGACGGTCAACGATCTGCTCTTTTTCGGCAAACCGTCGGTCCCTGAACTGGCCTGCATCGACATCGGGGATGTTATCGAGAAGACCCTCAAGTTCGCTTCCCAGCATCGCGGGGTGATGCATATCGAGCGAAAGCTGGAGTTCGCCCCGAACCTTCCCACCGTGTATGCCGACGGCAAGCAGATGCAGCAGGTCTTCCTCAACCTCATCCTGAACGCCTTCCAGGCCATGAGCGACGGAGGCACGCTGACCATCAGCACCGGCCTGACCACGCGCCAGGGACGAGATCATGTGCGGATAGACGTGGCCGACACCGGCCCCGGCATCCCTTCCCAGATACAGGAAAAGATCTTCACGCCCTTTTTTACCACCAAGGCACAGGGCACCGGCCTGGGGTTGCCGATCTGCTACAAGCTGATCAATCTTCACAACGGTTTTTTTACCGTTTCGAACAATACCCCGCGGGGTACCGTATTCACCATAGAGCTGCCGGCCTGCAGCGTTCATGACATCGATGAGTCAAGGAGTGAGCATGAAGCGTAACAAGATTCTGGTCGTTGACGACGAACACCTGATCCGCTGGTCGCTGGAACAAAATCTTAAGAAACAGGGCTATGAGGTCGTTACCGCCGGCGACGGCGAGGATGCGTTGCGCCTGGCCCGTGAGGAACAGCCCGATCTGGTGCTGCTCGACATCCAGATGCCGGGCATCAACGGCATCGAGGTGCTGGAAAAGATCAAGGAATACGATGAAGAGATCGTGGTCATCATGGTGACCGCCCACGGCGGGCTCGAAACGGCGGTCAACGCCATGCGCCTGGGAGCCCATGACTACATCAGCAAACCGTTCAATCTCGACGAACTCTCCATAATCATCAAAAAGGCGCTGGAAACCACCGATCTCAAACGCGAGGTGGCCCGTCTCCGCTCCGAAACGAAGAAATCGGTCCCGCCCAACATCATCGGCGATAGCAGGCAGATAAAGCTCCTGATGGAGGTGCTGGACAAGGTCGCCAAGAGCGAGGCCTCTACGGTGCTGGTGCAGGGCGAATCAGGGACCGGCAAGGAACTGGTGGCCAAATGGATCC
Encoded proteins:
- a CDS encoding HAMP domain-containing sensor histidine kinase, whose translation is MFKSLTTRIIATTIVLLVGGIFIYTFFNVRQQQSQLIETARESTELLLHTVENSIYNTMHLGNVQDVSSILAMVGQHNQLVGVRIFHPHGVILRSSNPAEVGKVVGTDDYRLYLNPKHYGIFDLPPYGEVLSMVKPIYNEAACHACHGSKAKVIGILNVDYSLYRTKMQMLEASRIFIASSVAITFFLSVTISLILFKFVKKPLDSMTANMSRVENGDLSVRIDYRGTDEIGKLVDSFNSMVDRLDVAKKELEQYHFQQLERADRLASIGEMAAGIAHEIKNPLAGISAAVSIIKDDLDADDPRSGILKEVLQQVQRLDKTVNDLLFFGKPSVPELACIDIGDVIEKTLKFASQHRGVMHIERKLEFAPNLPTVYADGKQMQQVFLNLILNAFQAMSDGGTLTISTGLTTRQGRDHVRIDVADTGPGIPSQIQEKIFTPFFTTKAQGTGLGLPICYKLINLHNGFFTVSNNTPRGTVFTIELPACSVHDIDESRSEHEA